From Bacteroidia bacterium:
ACCTTACAGCAAATTACGCCATGGGTGTCGATTTTGTCGACTCTCTTGTTAACTTTTACATTGATTAAGACCTTAACAAAATAGATGGCGCCTCCAAAGAAAATTTCTTATTTCAATGATAATTTCGATTTAGGATTATTTCTGCTTATTTCGAAGAAGAGTTTGTTATGGATTTTGCTGTTTTTCTTGTTTTGTACCACCATAGCCTTCATTTATTTGAGGTATACGGAACCGGTATATGAAACCAAAGCCATCATTCAGCTTAATTCGAGTCAAACAACGACCAAGCTATTGCAGGTCTCGAACTTTTATGATGAGAGTATTTATAAAGAGATAGAGTTATTAAAATCTTCGGAGTTTCTGTTAAGGGCCGTTTCCAGTTTGGATTTGGATATTTCTTATTACAAAAAGGGCACTGTTTTGAATTATGAGGTTTATAAATCATGTCCATTCAGGGTGGGATACCGATTAAAGAATGGAGATATTTATAATCTACCAATTTATTTGGAATTTTTTCAGGACAGAACGGTAGAGGTTAAATACCGGGTTGGTGATGTTCAATACAATACCAGGGTTCCGATTAAGGATAGTATTGATGTAAAGCATTTGAAATTCAAGCTTGAGTTTTCGAATTTGAATCGCATTTTAGAAATGCAGAATGATGGCAATCAGTACTTTTTTGAGTTAAACAATCCGAATTTAAAAATGGCGAATATTTCCACTCCATTAACGGTGGAAGTTTTAAACGAGGTAGCAAAAACTATTCGAATTTCATTTAGGGGTAAGAATCCTGAAAAGACAGCGGATATGGTGAATGCCATTGCCAATGATTTTATTTCATACGATGTAGAGAACAAAGAAAAAAGTGCAGATAATGTTTTAAGGTTTTTGGATGATCAATTGGCTTTGTTGTATGACAAGTTAATGGAGACCGAAGAGCAATTGAATCAATTTAGAACCCAGTATGGGATAGTGGATGAAGGTGAGAATGGTGCCGGACGCACACCCATACCAATTAATTCGAAAAGTTTAGAATACCTGAATAAGATTGACGATATCAATGATGCAATCTTGAGTTTAGAGTTTGATATTGATTTATTGGTAAAGGTTAAAAATGAAATTGGTTCTAATTTAGAATCGGTGGATGTTAGCAAAGCTTTAACAGGCATTTCTTTGGCAAAATTGCAATATTCATTTACTAATCAGCTTCAAACCTTAAATCAATTGCAACAGGAGCGTGAAAAGTTGCTGTTTGATGTTACGGCCAATAACGATCTTATCAGGCGATTGGATTATCAAATAAAGATTCAAAACAAACTGATTCTGGATGGTATAGATAATGCGATTAAACTGGGAGATAAGCAAAAGTCTGATTTGAAGTCTAAGTACAAAGTATACCAGGAGAAAATCAGGTTAGAGAAAGACACAACTCAGAGTTTGGATTATGATGCGATAGAGTATTCAAAACTAAACCGAATTTACACTGTAACAGAAACCTTTTATAATGATTTGGTAACTAAAAAGGCTGAATATTCAATTACAAAAGCCGGATATACACCAAACAATCGCTTGTTAGAACGGGCAATTATTCCGGAGGTACCTATTTCGCCCGACAAGAAGGTAGTGATACTTGCAGCCATGGTAGCATCCATATTGTTAAGTGTATTTTTGATTACGATTCGATATTTGTTGTACAATGATATTACCACCATTAACGATATAATTCGGTACACCCAAACTCCGATTTTGGGGATGGTGCCGAAGTATAAAAAGGAAATTCCCAACTCTCAATTATTGGTGGATAAAAGTCCAAAGTCGGGAATTTCGGAGGCATTTAGGTCGCTGCGAACCAATTTGCAATACATATCCAATCAACCCGGGTCAAAGATTATTTCCATTACTTCGACAGTATCGGGAGAGGGGAAAACTTTTATAGCTATTAATTTGGGTGGAATTATAGCCTATGCAGGGAAGAAGGTAATTATTATCGATACGGATATGCGTAAACCTAAGATTCACCTTGGATTTGACGTTGCCAACTTAAAAGGGATGAGTACCATTTTAATTGGAAAGGATTCGTATAAAGATTGCATACAATCAAGTAGTTTAGAGAATCTGGATTTTATTACGGCAGGGCCTATACCACCAAACCCTTCCGAGTTAATTATTTCAACCAATTTTACGAATCTTCTTAAAACTCTGAAGGAAGAATACGACGTAATTATTATTGATAACCCACCGGTTGGAATAGTAACCGATGGTATTTCAAATATTTTGTTGGCAGATTATCCTATTTATGTGGTTAGGTCGAATTATTCTAAGAAAGCATTTATTGGGAATATTGAGCGTTTGGTCAATGAGAATAATGTGAAGCCATTGAGTATTGTATTAAACAGTGTAGATACATCCCGTGCTTCGTACGGTTATGGGTATGGTTATGGGTATGGTTATGGCTACGGTTATGGGTATGGTTATGGTTATGGGTATGGCTATGGATATGGAGGAGGTTATGGTTACTATGAAGAAAGCCAAAGCAGTAAGGATAAAGAAGAGGGCTTTTTTAAAGGACTTTTCAATAAGAAGAATAACAAGGAAAATTCAAGTGAATAGCTAGATATCAATGGAAATTATTAAAACCGAAATTGAAGGTGCGTTTATCATCAAGCACGATGTTTTTGGAGATTCGAGAGGTTTTTTCATGGAATCTCATAACCAACAGAAGTTTTTGGAAATGGGTATCAACGATGTTTTTGTTCAAGACAATTTGTCCATGTCCAAAAAAGGAGTGGTTCGTGGCTTGCATTTTCAATTGCCGCCTTACAGTCAAACCAAGTTGGTAAGAGTAATAACCGGTGCAGTAATTGATGTAATTGTTGATTTGAGAAAAGGCTCAAAGACCTACGGAAAACATGTGAAGGTTGAGCTTAGCGAGGAGAATAAGTTGTCGTTGTATGTGCCACCATCGTTTGCTCATGGTTTTACTTGTTTGAAGGATGATACCATTTTTTCATACAAATGTTCGAATTATTATAACAAGGAATCAGAACGTACAATTCAGTGGAATGACTCCACATTAAACATAGATTGGGAAACAAGCAATCCTATCTTTTCTGACAAGGATAAGGTGGGATTATCATTTGAGAATTTTAGCAGTCCGTTTTAGAACGTTTTGTTTGAATCTTGAATTAGTATATTTGTAGTAGTTCCCCTTTATTTAAACGATTTGACTAGAGATACTTATACCATCGTTATTTACATTGGATATTTCTTTCTTGCCGGAATTTTTTCATTCTTGGTGAATGGATTGTTTCTGCAATTTGCTTCCAATTTAGGGATGAGGAATAATTCTGATCACCTTATCAGATGGAGTTCTACGACGAAACCTGCACTTGGAGGTGTTTCATTTTTTATCTTGTTTTTATTGTCTATTGCTTCTTATTCTATCTTTTTTGAAGAGAATAAATTGCTATATAATCCTAAGTTTCTTGGTTTTTTAGCGGCATCGGTATTGGGGTTTTTAATAGGTTTAGCGGATGATGCCTACAATACCAAACCTATTTTAAAGTTGGGTGGACAATTAGCTTGTGCGGTAATTTTGGTGATTAGCGGTAATAAAATTGTCTTCTTTGGAAACGAGATTTTAGATATAGGATTGACATTTTTTTGGATAATCGGGCTTATGAATTCCATCAATATGTTGGATAATATGGATGGTATAACTTCAACGGTTTCCATTAGTATCATCTTGTCTTCATTGTTCATTTTGCTTTGGAAGAACGATTTATACAATCCTGATATTATTTTGTTGGAAGGGGTATTGTGTGCCTTAATTGGATTTCTGTTTTATAACTGGAATCCCTCAAAAATGTATATGGGCGATACCGGAAGTCAGTTTCTAGGCGTATTTCTGGCTGCTATTGGAATTAACTATTTTTGGATGGGACATGAAGCTCAGGGATATCGAATTCAAACCAAGCAGTTTATTGAGCCATTGTTAATTTTTATGATTCCCATTATTGATACTACCATTGTAACAGTTAACAGACTTCTTAGAGGTCAATCTCCAATGGTTGGAGGACGGGATCATACAACCCATCATTTGTCATACATGGGATTAACCGACAGGCAAGTGGCCCTAACTTTTTTCGGATTATCATTTATTTCCTTCTTAGGCTTAATGATGATTGAGTTCTTCATTACCGACTGGGGATATACCCAACTAATAGTTTTCTTCCTATATTTCTTAGGCCTGCTTGGTACAATGTTTTACATTACCAAACGTTATAAACAACCCACCAAGAAATAGTTTTAGAAATTAACCCTAGCTACATATTCCATGAATAACAATAAGCCCATTTTGGCCTTTGTTTTATTGCTTTTTTCTTTGCTTATATTTTCCTTGTTTAATTTTTCATCTCACAAGGACGATAAGCTATACAGCGATTTATTTAATAATAACTACCGTATATTTTCAGTTCAACTTCCGGAAAAACTGGATTTTTGTGGAGAGCATGTTCCTTTGCATAGTTTTGATGTTCGTGAAAGGTTGGATAGAGAAATGTTGGTTAATGTTTACTGGCAATCTCAGACTTTGTTATTTCATAAGCGCGCGGCCAGGTGGTTTCCGGTTATTGAACCTATCTTAAAGAAAAACGGGGTTCCGGAGGATTTTAAGTATCTTTCTTTAATTGAAAGCGGATTTGTTAATGTGGTTTCACCTTCTGATGCAGTGGGATTTTGGCAATTTTTAGAAGAAACAGGAAAAAGGCATGGTTTGGAAGTGAGTCCGGAAGTAGATGAGCGTTACAGCGTTGAAGCTTCTACAGAGGCAGCCTGCAAATATCTAGTAGAAGCCAAGCAAAAGTTAGGATCCTGGACTATGGCCGCAGCTTCTTATAATATGGGAGTGAGCGGAATTCGTAAACATATAGAATATCAAGGGAATCAGAATTATTACGACTTGATGTTGAACATGGAAACCTCCCGTTATGTTTTTCGAATTTTGGCGATAAAGGAAATTATGGAACATCCGAAGAAGTATGGCTTTTTTATTCGGAAAAAGGATCTTTATCCTCCAATCAAGACCAAGAAATTAGCCGTTGATTCAAGCATAAGTGACTTAGCAAGTTTTGCAAAGTCACAATCAGTTAGTTACAAAATACTTAAGTTGTTTAATCCTTGGTTACGCGATAAGACCTTAACGAATAAAACAGGTAAGGTTTATTCGATACAACTACCATTACCGGGTTATGAAAATTACGATGATTTATTGGATGAAGTTGAATCAAGGGCCATCGATTCTGCCTATGCGATTGATTATGAAGAATTAATGGGGCCTCAACGGGATGAATTTGCTACCTTAAAGGTTCACAAGGTAAAATCAGGAGAAACTGTTGAATCCATAGCTAGAATGTATGATTGTGAGCCAAGTCAAATTCGGGAAAGAAATAAGCTTAAACCTTCTGAGCAGCCGGCAGTCCATACTGAACTTATTATTGCTTGCTAAAATGTGTATCTTGGAACAGTATTTGAAAAGAAGAACCGATACAACCAGTAAGTATTTTAGTTTTTTTGTTTAAATACTTGTAAATCAATATAAAAGTGTCGTTTTGTGATCGATTCATTTCATTGATAGAAATTCGAGGTTTTCGTTTTTTTTCATCTTCAAACATTCCGAAATGGGGGTTTGTTTTTCTATTTCTGTTTTTTTATGAATTTAGTTTTTCTCAATCAGACCAAATTAGGGTTCACGGCACCTTAGTTGATTTATTGGGTGAGTCGCAGTTTAATAAGGTTATGGTGATAAACAGGCGGACTTCTACCGGAGTATTTGGTAGCCTAACAGGTGAATTTACCATTTCAGTTAAACGATCTGATACCATTTCAGTGCATGCCTTGGGTTATTCACCTTCCCGAATTTGTTTCAAGGATAGTTCAGCCAATAAAACTGATTTTGAGGTTAGAATTGTAATGTATAGACTCAATATACGATTGGATGAAATTGTATATGTTGCACCCAGAAGCCTTGACCAAATACAAAAGGATATCGAAAAGTTAGGGGATAAACGTCTTTATAAAGAAACGCCAGAAGTGTCGGATGTTTTGCAAAGTCCTATAACTGCATTGTATGAGCGTTTTAGTCATTTTGAAAAGCAAAAGGCTGAGGCTCGCAGACTTCAGAATGAAAGCAATCGTAAAAAGCTCTTAAAAGAATTGTTACGTATTTATGTAACTGCTGAAATATTGGATTTGGAGGATTGGGAGTTCGATGACTTTATTAATTATTGCAATTTCGATGATGAGTTTGTAAAAAGTTGCACTCAATATGAACTTGTTATTGCTGTGAAGCGCAAGTATGATCGATATATGGAAGTTCGCAAGTATTAACGTATGGAATTGCTTTTTGAGTAACAACTATCCTTATTTTTGTCCAAAGCTATTTTTTTGAGAACATATACTAGCATAAAATCTTACCTATTTGTTGCAGTTGTATTTCTGTTGACAGGATGGGAAGCCAAAGCACAACAGAAAGAGAAAGATTCTGATGGGAATGAAGTTGTAATGGATATGCGTGCCCGACAGGAGCTTATTGCCTTTATGGATGCCTGCAAGGAAAGGTCTTTAGGGAATAAGGAAGAAGCTGCAAGGAAGTTTTATGAGGTATTAAGTGTTAATCCTAAAAACGGGGTTGCGAGGTATGAATTGGCGAAGTTAATAGAAGAGAAAGGCTTGCACGCTGAATCTTTGGCATTAATTGACCAGGCATTGGATACCGATCCTCAGAATGTATTTTACTTGGATTTTAAAGGTGATTTGCTAGGTAAGTTGGGTAAATTGAAAGAGTCAATCAAGGTATATGAGAAAATAATTAAGATTCAGCCAAGTAATTTGGAAGTGCTTTATAAAATTGCTGATTCTTGGTTGGTATCAGGTAGTTATGAAAAGGCAATCGAAGGATACAACAAGGTGGAAGCCATCGTTGGAGTTGATGAGCAACTCAGTATTCAGAAGGAAAAAATTTGGTTGCAACTGAATAAATTGGATAAGGCAGAGTTTGAAATTCGCCAATTAATTGATGCGTATCCCGGGGAAGTAAGGTATTATACTATTTTGGCCGAGCTATACAGGGCCAATAATTTGCCGGATAAGGCCTTTGAGGTTTATCAGAAGGTTGAGAAAATTGCACCTGAAGATGCCTATCTTAATATGCAATTGGCCGATTATTATCGAATTAAGGGCGAAAAGGAGAAGTCGTTTTCATATTTGAAAAAGGCATTTGCTAATAAGAACCTAGATATCGATACCAAAATGAAAGTTTTGATATCATATTATACCCTTACCGAAAAGAACCCTATTTTAAAAGGTCAAGCTTATGAATTGTTGGAGGTGTTAACTGCCACCCATCCAACCGATGCCAAATCTTATGCTGTTTATGGGGATTTTTTAGTGAGGGATGACCGATTTGCGGAGGCCAGGACCCAATTTTCGAAATGTTTGCAACTTGATAAAAAAAGGTATCCTGTTTGGAGTCAGTATTTTGTAATTCTAAACCAATTGGGGCAAACTGATTCCTTGGTTGCCGCTGCAGCAGAAGCCATTGAGTTATTTCCTGTAGAATCGTTTAGTTATTTAATGAAGGGTGTGGCAGAGCTTCAATTAAAGCGACCTAAGCAAGCAATAGAAACTTTACAATCAGGAAAATCTCTGGTGTTTGAAAAGCCTGAACTTGGGCAATTTTGGACCAGTATGGGAGATGCCTATAATGAATTGGCTGAACATAGTAAGAGTGATAGTTGTTATATTCAAGCTTTAAAATTGGATCCCAATAATGCCAATGTATTAAATAACTTTAGTTATTACCTGTCGTTGCGAAAAATGGATTTGGAAAAGGCTAAGGAGATGTCGCAAAAGTCAAATGAATTGGAACCAAACAATTCATCATACCAAGACACTTATGGTTGGATTTTATTTCAGTTGGGTGATTATTCCAATGCAAAAATTTGGATTGAGAAAGCGATAGGAAATGGGGGGGAGAACAATGGTACTTTGTTAGAACATTTGGGCGATGTGGAATCCAAACTGGGAAATGCTTCAAGAGCAGTTGAGTTATGGCAAAAGGCCAAAAGTACCGGAGAGCATTCGGATTGGATAGACAAAAAAATAAAAGAAGGAAAATACTTCGATAAGTAAGTTATGGTAAGTTTTGAAACCTTAGTTCATTGGCCTATAGTGCCAGTTTTGTTTTCCTGTTTTTGGTCTATTCTTTTTTTGCAATCCG
This genomic window contains:
- a CDS encoding polysaccharide biosynthesis tyrosine autokinase gives rise to the protein MAPPKKISYFNDNFDLGLFLLISKKSLLWILLFFLFCTTIAFIYLRYTEPVYETKAIIQLNSSQTTTKLLQVSNFYDESIYKEIELLKSSEFLLRAVSSLDLDISYYKKGTVLNYEVYKSCPFRVGYRLKNGDIYNLPIYLEFFQDRTVEVKYRVGDVQYNTRVPIKDSIDVKHLKFKLEFSNLNRILEMQNDGNQYFFELNNPNLKMANISTPLTVEVLNEVAKTIRISFRGKNPEKTADMVNAIANDFISYDVENKEKSADNVLRFLDDQLALLYDKLMETEEQLNQFRTQYGIVDEGENGAGRTPIPINSKSLEYLNKIDDINDAILSLEFDIDLLVKVKNEIGSNLESVDVSKALTGISLAKLQYSFTNQLQTLNQLQQEREKLLFDVTANNDLIRRLDYQIKIQNKLILDGIDNAIKLGDKQKSDLKSKYKVYQEKIRLEKDTTQSLDYDAIEYSKLNRIYTVTETFYNDLVTKKAEYSITKAGYTPNNRLLERAIIPEVPISPDKKVVILAAMVASILLSVFLITIRYLLYNDITTINDIIRYTQTPILGMVPKYKKEIPNSQLLVDKSPKSGISEAFRSLRTNLQYISNQPGSKIISITSTVSGEGKTFIAINLGGIIAYAGKKVIIIDTDMRKPKIHLGFDVANLKGMSTILIGKDSYKDCIQSSSLENLDFITAGPIPPNPSELIISTNFTNLLKTLKEEYDVIIIDNPPVGIVTDGISNILLADYPIYVVRSNYSKKAFIGNIERLVNENNVKPLSIVLNSVDTSRASYGYGYGYGYGYGYGYGYGYGYGYGYGYGGGYGYYEESQSSKDKEEGFFKGLFNKKNNKENSSE
- the rfbC gene encoding dTDP-4-dehydrorhamnose 3,5-epimerase; this encodes MEIIKTEIEGAFIIKHDVFGDSRGFFMESHNQQKFLEMGINDVFVQDNLSMSKKGVVRGLHFQLPPYSQTKLVRVITGAVIDVIVDLRKGSKTYGKHVKVELSEENKLSLYVPPSFAHGFTCLKDDTIFSYKCSNYYNKESERTIQWNDSTLNIDWETSNPIFSDKDKVGLSFENFSSPF
- a CDS encoding undecaprenyl/decaprenyl-phosphate alpha-N-acetylglucosaminyl 1-phosphate transferase is translated as MTRDTYTIVIYIGYFFLAGIFSFLVNGLFLQFASNLGMRNNSDHLIRWSSTTKPALGGVSFFILFLLSIASYSIFFEENKLLYNPKFLGFLAASVLGFLIGLADDAYNTKPILKLGGQLACAVILVISGNKIVFFGNEILDIGLTFFWIIGLMNSINMLDNMDGITSTVSISIILSSLFILLWKNDLYNPDIILLEGVLCALIGFLFYNWNPSKMYMGDTGSQFLGVFLAAIGINYFWMGHEAQGYRIQTKQFIEPLLIFMIPIIDTTIVTVNRLLRGQSPMVGGRDHTTHHLSYMGLTDRQVALTFFGLSFISFLGLMMIEFFITDWGYTQLIVFFLYFLGLLGTMFYITKRYKQPTKK
- a CDS encoding transglycosylase SLT domain-containing protein, giving the protein MNNNKPILAFVLLLFSLLIFSLFNFSSHKDDKLYSDLFNNNYRIFSVQLPEKLDFCGEHVPLHSFDVRERLDREMLVNVYWQSQTLLFHKRAARWFPVIEPILKKNGVPEDFKYLSLIESGFVNVVSPSDAVGFWQFLEETGKRHGLEVSPEVDERYSVEASTEAACKYLVEAKQKLGSWTMAAASYNMGVSGIRKHIEYQGNQNYYDLMLNMETSRYVFRILAIKEIMEHPKKYGFFIRKKDLYPPIKTKKLAVDSSISDLASFAKSQSVSYKILKLFNPWLRDKTLTNKTGKVYSIQLPLPGYENYDDLLDEVESRAIDSAYAIDYEELMGPQRDEFATLKVHKVKSGETVESIARMYDCEPSQIRERNKLKPSEQPAVHTELIIAC
- a CDS encoding tetratricopeptide repeat protein, which encodes MRTYTSIKSYLFVAVVFLLTGWEAKAQQKEKDSDGNEVVMDMRARQELIAFMDACKERSLGNKEEAARKFYEVLSVNPKNGVARYELAKLIEEKGLHAESLALIDQALDTDPQNVFYLDFKGDLLGKLGKLKESIKVYEKIIKIQPSNLEVLYKIADSWLVSGSYEKAIEGYNKVEAIVGVDEQLSIQKEKIWLQLNKLDKAEFEIRQLIDAYPGEVRYYTILAELYRANNLPDKAFEVYQKVEKIAPEDAYLNMQLADYYRIKGEKEKSFSYLKKAFANKNLDIDTKMKVLISYYTLTEKNPILKGQAYELLEVLTATHPTDAKSYAVYGDFLVRDDRFAEARTQFSKCLQLDKKRYPVWSQYFVILNQLGQTDSLVAAAAEAIELFPVESFSYLMKGVAELQLKRPKQAIETLQSGKSLVFEKPELGQFWTSMGDAYNELAEHSKSDSCYIQALKLDPNNANVLNNFSYYLSLRKMDLEKAKEMSQKSNELEPNNSSYQDTYGWILFQLGDYSNAKIWIEKAIGNGGENNGTLLEHLGDVESKLGNASRAVELWQKAKSTGEHSDWIDKKIKEGKYFDK